The Festucalex cinctus isolate MCC-2025b chromosome 6, RoL_Fcin_1.0, whole genome shotgun sequence genomic sequence AACAATGACACAGGCAAAGTGCTGTCTGGAACTAATCTGACTGAATTCCAGAAACTTCTTGATCTCATTCAGACTGGTGTGGTTACTTGTCAGTCTGGTTCTTCTTGTTCATCACCTGCTTTTATTTGCCAAGGGCAGAATTTGGAGACAGATAAGATTGACGAATCCCTTGGCTGTAGGTCTGAGAATGAGGAAAAAGACCAGAGAACCAACCCAGAGAACAATGGCAGAGTTGATTTACCAGATTGTGTCTTAGACTGGAAAGCTGCGGAATCTTCCAAGGATAATGGTGagattttaaaaagtgaaaatgaaactaTTACAAGCACAGTTTTAGACATGGGTTGTGGAACAGAATCAGACACTGCTGCAGACACCACATCTGAATCTACAGAGCCGAAAGAAAGCCGTGGCACTGAGCATGAATATGGTATAGCGTTGGCGTCTACGGACACGAACAAATGCAAAGAGCAGACAGACACTGAAGTGACAGTAAAGCTTAAAAGAGAACATTCAACTGAAAGCATGGAACCGTTGGAACCGGAGAGTTGTGTTCTTGGATGCAGTCAAGAGCGAAAGCAGCGTCAGGGTCGCAGATCAGGGAAGCAGTGCAAGTTAGCCCTCACCTTCACTCATAACTGTCTGACTCCTCCTCCAAAAACACTTGACTGTACCAATAGCACATCACAAAAGGTTGATGTTAGTCAGTCTACCATCACCACACATCCTGACTGTGACAACAACCTCAGTCCTAAACCAGACTTGTGCACCAAGCTCAAAGAAGAGGTTCTTCTCCGAACTGACTCACCCCTCTCTTCGGGTAGAGGTTGTTCCACCCAGACTGAACCGCAGGACTTTGCCCTTCTTTGGCGTCTTAATCGTCAAGATGGCCCAGCAGATTCCGTTGTCGCTGTCTGCAACTACAGCAGCGACATCACAATCCTATGTGGCGTCTCCTCACAATTCGTGCCGGAGGTTGCGTCTGCAGTTtctgctgctgttgcagttcACCCATCCAGTTGCAATCCAGTACCATACCGCATGGTGCACGAGAAAAGCACACAGGTGGACGACAAAGAATTTGCGGCAGCTCACAGTCGTCTTGAGAGTCTTACCATCCTCAGTCGTCATTTTAAGCTGGTGAGTTTGGATACGCTGGAGGACTTGTATGACAAATGCCACCAAGACTTGGAATGGACAATCAACCTGTTACTAGATTCTGGAGAAAGCCTCTTCAGAGACGAAGATGTTTTGGAGGAGATGCATGAGGAGGAAGCTGTTAAAGTTAAACAGAGCTCATTTGAAGCCATGTTGGCTGATGAACTTCCTTATGCAGGGCCGACTGCTGTTGTCGATGTGCATCAACAATCTGCAAATGAGCTAGTTAGTGAAATTGGTGGGACCTCCGATACTGACTCGACAGTATTTGGTGGCAAAGCTTCTCCAGTCCGAACCAAAAAGCAGCTTgatacacattcacacacattaACAACTAGTCCAAGCCTGcttactgatgatgatgatgatgatgacttgGAATACAAAGCAATAATCGAGGAGTTAAGTTTTGCAACTCCTGATGAGATTGCCAGTTTGGAAGAGGTCAACCGGCTTCTGCAGGCTGAGCTGGATGAGTTGGAGCGAGAAGAAAGACAGAAGAAGGACGATAGGAGAGCCATTGGAAATAGAGGCTGTCATGTTCTGAACATTGACAGTGTGGAGCTAAAACTGCCCACTGAGCTGGCACTGCAACTAACAGAACTCTTTGGACCTGTGGGAGTTGAACCAGGTAACAGTGCAAATTACAAATGTTATGCTAATAATTGCCTAAATTCACACACCTTTAATGATTTATGATCTGACATATGTGCCCACAATATTTAGGGAGCTGCTCTTCTGAAGACTATGCAGTGCAGATGGATATGAACCTGGCTAAATTGCTTCACCAGAAGTGGAAAGAAACTATCCAGGTGAGCAGCAAACATTTGTAAATAACCAATAGAAGCAATAGCTGTACACCTACAAAATCAACCCTATTTTTTGTGTCTCAATCTTAGTTCATTTATGCACGTTAAGCCTGTTTCTTCATAGGAACGGCAGAGACAAGCAAGTCTTTCCAGCCAACTGCTTCTGGACGGTAAGTGACGAAAACACACTAATGGGCAAACTCACCGGATCGCAACACCAGTTACTCAGCACAGCTGAAACGACGGGGCTGGGCGGGGCGTGCAGTGGGCCGTTTGTCTAATGGaaaagtgggggtgggggtgttttgtgtgtgcatgttatttttgttatatattaaaaaaaaaaaaaaaagtattttgtttttttgaaacaacaaaaagtAGGTCAGCGTTTATATGTACCTCGTTTCCTGAGCTGTTCAATACAGTCCCTTATTTCACTGGTAACACTCTGCACTCACAAACCGAAGGGTGCCAGTTTGAGTCCCACCCActccatctaaaaaaaataaataaataataaaagttgGGCTTAGaatattcttttttgttttattttaatttctacCCATACAGGAGAGACATACGTTAAAATGCTGTTGTTATTATGTATGtcatcctccttttttttttatttttttttttttttttaaatggaaaatatgGTTACCGTAATTCAATGCTAAGAGGAAGTTGTACCTGCTTTAAGTTACCATTACCACTGACTGCCATGGTGATCGAACTGATTTACATTTTAACTGACAAAAGGACAATTTTTGCATATTCTTTTTCACTTGATTTGGTACAGTACCATGGAGTGACACTGAAATGGGCAGATCAGCATCACATATTCTGAGTGGCAAAGATGCAGGGATGCCAGTGATGGACcattggaaggtctcccagccACGTGTCTCTCTCCGCGACATTATAAAAGAGGAGCTAGCTATGCAGGAGAACATGGAGAAGGTAAATACACTGTGTAATTTTACACTTCTTACTGATCTCCCTTCGTGACATCccccttgtctttttttttcagtcaagaCAAAATCAAGCCGACCTCAGCAGGCGCGATGGGGCCTCCATACTAAAAGAGGATCAGCTCTACTCGCGTTTTCCCTCCATTGACAAACTTTTTCTTCAAGATATTTTCCGGGCTCATAAGTAATACTCAAATCTTGCTTTGAGTTTTAGCCATTTTCTTTGTCACTCATATTATTCATTTGAATTAACTGTCAGCCACCAATCAGTTTCTTCTTCATTAAATCTGCAGCTACTGTCTCAGCCAGACGGAGCTCTATCTGAACTCCTTACTAGACCAGGGGCCTGTCAAGACCGTCGTCGCGCCAGAACTGCCTCAATCCGATCACCACAGAACTCCCAGCAAAGAGAGGGAAAAGGTAGTTGTTCACAAGCCCAGCCAAATAGATCCTCTATATGAACAAAAGTTTTGGGGCACCTTACTCCTATATACAATAACTGTTGAATGGGAACTTTCGACAAAATGTTGGAGTGTGTCTGTGGgagttttttgtcttttaatccAGAGGAGGTCACTGATTTCTGACATCAGAGAGAGCCTGGTTCACTGTTGTAATTAATCCCAAAGGCGTCAGATGAGGTTAAAGTTCAGGACTCCAAAATTCTTTCATATTCAACATACCGAACCAGGCCTTTGCATGGCCATGCTGGAACAGAATAGGACCTACCCAAAACTGTTCCCACAAAATTGGAAGCATAGAATGACTGTGTTTAACACGTAACAACTGAGTAGGCCCTTCATATTAAATTTCAGTCACTTATGCTTTGTCCATTATATGATTGATGAGGTATTGCAAAAGTAGCCTTTCTGTACTACTTGTATTTTCCCTGATCTTATtcattttcctttatttttcatCAGAGACTTCCAGACTCTGACATAGCTCACTCCCCGACATATCAGGATATTGTGGATCCTGAGTACAAGGACTACAGGGCTGAAGCCAATCTGCAAAGAAGTCGGCAGCTTGAGAGTTTTTCCAAAGCTGCAGTAGCGTACAAGCAAGGGCACAaagaggtggcttcatattATGCACAACAGGTAAGCTTCTCCCAAAAGTTGGGCATAATTTAATTCATTCAGAATTTTATTTAGTGAGCCGAATTGTATGTTTATTACATGAAGTAAGATGTTCCGAAGTTACAAATGGCACACAGTGAGCTAATTTTAACAGTGAAGAGTGTTATGAATGTATTGTTGATGTGGTTTTTATTATTGTCCTGATATGTTAGTGTCCCACTTTtcactgtgtaaaaaaaaaaaaaaaaaaaagctcctccAACACCTAGAAgccccaaacttgacatgagaTTTTCATTTGGCCACAATATTGATATATAATGTGGCCTGAAAATACTACCTGtaatttgtgtgttttatatCATTCCCATGAAGAACTTTGACATCTGAGTAAGCAAAAGAGGCACACCATTGCCACAAACTGTGTGTTAGTGCCAGGTTTTACCAAATGTATTTGTAGCTTATTCTGAGCcttaaaaaaatcatcataaagtaaaataataataaaataaataatcttaCAACTGTATCCCTGTCCATTGTCTTTAATTTCGGTCTCCACCTCCATTTTACCATTTCCAGAGAAGCAGTTCTTGGTTTGCCTACCAAATTGTCCAGTAAGGAGCCACAAATTTTCATTTGATCACAAACCAGcgttttgtgtgcatgttttatCTCTATAGTTTCcacaataataatcaaaattgtTCCATGTGTCACCATTTGATTTGCCCCTCCAGAGGTCGATAGGCAGACGCTTCTTTAAAATCCCATCCCTAGTTGTGTCAAATAGGAGAAAATATGTGATGCTGGATGAAAAAGGCATTTATGGCACTTTTTCCAATAGGGACAACTACACGGGAAGCGGATGCATGAAGCCAACCACCGTGCAGCAGTTCATATCTTTGAGAGGGTCAACTCCTCTCTTCTGCCAAAGAACATCCTGGACCTCCACGGGCTGCACGTGGCCGAGGCCTTGGACCATCTGAGCCGCATCCTCCACGACAAGACCGCAGGTAGGCTATGTGGACTTGAGTCAGAACTTACAGTAGAACCGAATATTAGCATGGTAGttgaagttgaaagaatgaattttTATTCGCATGCTGCttctttacaaatgtattcTTTTAACTGCTTGTGTGCAGACTGTGAACAAGGTCTGTGTGGACCGCAGCTCTCTGTCATCACAGGAAGAGGTAACCACAGCCAGGGGGGCGTGGCCCGCATTCGTCCTGCCGTTATGAACTACCTCAACAACAAACACCACAGGTACATGCACGCTCATCCACACACTCACGTACACGCATGCACATGTCTGTCTCGTAGTCGCTCCTTTCTTCATCTTTCCTTATCTCGCAGGTTTACAGAACCAAAGCCGGGTCTATTTGTGGTCTCTTTGAAGTAAAGAAGACGACGGGGAGCGCATACATGTTCAAACCGCTATGAAGAACTATGCTAATACATTCACACAGATCAGTATGGTACACTCTACCTCCTCCTTCTTATGTCTTATGTTCTCCTGTCTTAAAACAGCCCCAAAAGTAATGAAGATTCGTCAAACTGATGTTATCGTTGATTCTGATGCGAGTAGTTATCTTCTGTCAATGACTATagcaatgattattttttttatacatctgAAAACCAAgattgtaagatttttttttcatatttttatttgttttttatagtGTTACCACTGTCGGCTTTACAGTTTTCTCCATGTCTTTTAAGATATTTAGAATCATAAGACAACACAAACGATAAAAGAATGCTGAGTAAACCACAAAAACATTCAGCTCAGGATTGTTTATAGTTTTAGATGGTATGTTCAGTTTGAAACATACATTCTGTAAGTTTAACGTGTTTTACCCATGCTGTTTGCCGGTGTTTTAAGGTACCAAATAATTGAGAATGAATACTTACTTTGCGATGTGTTGTACATTTTGTAAAGAGAGGTTTGTATTTTTCATATCCAATGTTTATTAATTGTTGAAATTGAATAGTTGTATcaagaaataaaacattttaaacactTTGATATTAACTAGATATGATTCTGTACTGTCAATTTGTAATTAAATCTAAATGAATCTAAAACTCAAtta encodes the following:
- the n4bp2 gene encoding NEDD4-binding protein 2, which gives rise to MPRRKKNEQSPSRDPGGPSPGENFGLGPLQGSEVASTFNFSPSKRDSDKEKITQKMREIFFHLDPEVIHIVLSEADFKVENAMDSLLELSIAAELAAPVHSPVSGFESTAVALLSTRHVSQPVQDPNSPGVSDQLTSPSSSSLLTEELDLQVDKELQNLTAQQEDRINSQCLSADMNLSSLPPPQFSEKVFPEILKSNQEPQYGRDAAGRPCLDGGLLHSGAPSPIDGLSTWERGSGDGQKSIVDFTHLLAEESKPQLDLVASGRPSAFQLYKKNDSSQMLLQQTGPTHTENANGGPNSLVTTTSWNLHSPAFSPSLQANPGPCFITPVAPSHRPIGHPSTWGGQFSQAPLRHSATIPKSWAAVAHNPGGIAPARSSRLHLEGKVLVLLRGPPGCGKSTLARALVEHNPGGVALSTDEYFTLDGQYHFDPTTLGEAHEWNHKRAKEAFERGANPIIIDNTNMQGWEMKPYVAQALKHNYKVLFREPDTWWKNKPRELERRSKHCVSAEAIRRMLHGYERYVTVNSIMGALMPEWKQRLHLENRNIQCMTPEAKCPDLVSEPGLIDRRKSSQPHLFSSLPDVSSIDHPSEVHKLEDDNHESTDSLDFQPTGRSSEQFHKDDALDLGALDCELDALNQPGGQQGIPDCIVESVMNEDSRSHELPVAFSESIKQRVPRERPTRKLDSTDLVTDIDQSDGLATEKEQTNNEASSEVGRQEGAMSKMLQFVDDWPSEGPLEQRQVRTTQSYKDSDGSEDRGESNKVNNDTGKVLSGTNLTEFQKLLDLIQTGVVTCQSGSSCSSPAFICQGQNLETDKIDESLGCRSENEEKDQRTNPENNGRVDLPDCVLDWKAAESSKDNGEILKSENETITSTVLDMGCGTESDTAADTTSESTEPKESRGTEHEYGIALASTDTNKCKEQTDTEVTVKLKREHSTESMEPLEPESCVLGCSQERKQRQGRRSGKQCKLALTFTHNCLTPPPKTLDCTNSTSQKVDVSQSTITTHPDCDNNLSPKPDLCTKLKEEVLLRTDSPLSSGRGCSTQTEPQDFALLWRLNRQDGPADSVVAVCNYSSDITILCGVSSQFVPEVASAVSAAVAVHPSSCNPVPYRMVHEKSTQVDDKEFAAAHSRLESLTILSRHFKLVSLDTLEDLYDKCHQDLEWTINLLLDSGESLFRDEDVLEEMHEEEAVKVKQSSFEAMLADELPYAGPTAVVDVHQQSANELVSEIGGTSDTDSTVFGGKASPVRTKKQLDTHSHTLTTSPSLLTDDDDDDDLEYKAIIEELSFATPDEIASLEEVNRLLQAELDELEREERQKKDDRRAIGNRGCHVLNIDSVELKLPTELALQLTELFGPVGVEPGSCSSEDYAVQMDMNLAKLLHQKWKETIQERQRQASLSSQLLLDVPWSDTEMGRSASHILSGKDAGMPVMDHWKVSQPRVSLRDIIKEELAMQENMEKSRQNQADLSRRDGASILKEDQLYSRFPSIDKLFLQDIFRAHNYCLSQTELYLNSLLDQGPVKTVVAPELPQSDHHRTPSKEREKRLPDSDIAHSPTYQDIVDPEYKDYRAEANLQRSRQLESFSKAAVAYKQGHKEVASYYAQQGQLHGKRMHEANHRAAVHIFERVNSSLLPKNILDLHGLHVAEALDHLSRILHDKTADCEQGLCGPQLSVITGRGNHSQGGVARIRPAVMNYLNNKHHRFTEPKPGLFVVSLK